A segment of the Pseudalkalibacillus hwajinpoensis genome:
TGCCATCGCTAATAGATAGAAGATTACAAGAGAAGTGTCCACTTGATTTTCCATAAAGAGAGTAACTAGGAAAATGGTTGCTGAGATAGAGAGCAATAGAATCAAAGTTTTCTGATTGCCATGATCATGATCATGGCCGTTATGGTGATCGTGATTTACTTTCATAATAGAGGCGTTATCAGACGCAAGAACTTTTTCCACTTCTTCTATATTAACCTTTTCATCAACATTCAGTTTTCCAGAATTGTAGCTAATAGAAGCTGAATCACCGTTTTCTAGTTGTCTAATTTGTTGTTCCAATTCCAGGGAACAGTTCGGACATGAAAGTCCTTTTATGCGATATTCTTTCATTATGTCCACTCCTTTTTCTACTTCTTAATCATGTAACGCATGATCAATGGATTGTTTTAGTAAAGAAAGAACATGTTGATCTTCAGGGGAATAATAAATTGATGCTCCAGCTCTTCGGGATTTGACCAGACGAAGGTTTTTTAAGAATCGCAATTGATGCGAAACCGTTGATTGTAATAGTGATAATTCTTCAGCTATTTCGTTTACTGAGCATTCTTTTCGAGATAATAAATGAAGAATCCGAATTCGTGTAGGATCGGATAAAGCTTTGAATGTCTGAGAAACAATAAATAACGTTTCTTCATCAAGGTCGTCTTCTATGGTAGTACTGTCGCGGTGTTCCTCGTTTTCCATTACGTTCAACCTCATTTCCCTTATTATACACAACATATGAGCATGTGTTCATATGTTGTGTATAATTCTACAGATATTGATCCAGGATGTCAACGTAACCCAAACAAACGTAAGTATCCCATAATAATTACAAAACCTACTAGGATATAAAAGAGAAAATCTCGCGTAGTGAGTCTTCCTTTTACTTTCCATAATATTTCATACAATGCTACAAAACTAAATGAACCAACAGCCGTTCCAAGAAGCAACCCATTCCATTTCTCAGTTGAATCCAAATGAATGCCTAAGTATGTAGAAACAGAAAGAACCAGAGAAAGAATGAATGTGATTAATAGAAAGAATATAAAGCTTACTTCCTCAAATATTAACGTGTACAAAAGAACCATACCCTCTGGGATATGATGGACGAACAGAGTCGCGAGTAGTGTTAAACCAAGGTCATTTGTACTGAAGGTGGTCCCTAATGAAATCCCTGCTGGAATATTATGAATTGCTATGGCAACAACTAGGAGGATAATAGAACTCCAGAAATGCGGCCCATCAGCTTCTGAATAGATTGCCAAGACATTCTCCATGCCTACGAGTACAAGAACTCCCAAAAGCGCACCAAGCGTGATCGGGATATTACCGTAAGTGGCTAAACTTTCAGGTAATAATTCTAAAAGGATTACCCCAATTAACATACCACCACACATGGCGTAAAGTTCTTCCACCTTATGTTGATAAAGATGATAAATTCCCTTGCCAGCTAGACCACCGATAGACATCCCTATGCATCCAGTCAGAAATGCCATCACGGAGAGTAGTACTATGTTCTCCATAACATCACCTTTTCCATACGATTTAGTAGTATAAAAAGGATATTCAAATATCGTTTAAATAGACGAGTTTTTTAGCATAAAATAACTGGATGACCTTATCTAGAGCGACAAATATAAAAATAAATTTAATGAAGAAATTTAAAAATGGAAATTGGAATACCTATTACAATTGCTAGCATGATTATTAATACTAATTTAAACTGCCATAGAATATTTTTGTCTTTTTTATATTCTTCGATAAACATTGATACATG
Coding sequences within it:
- a CDS encoding ArsR/SmtB family transcription factor, whose protein sequence is MENEEHRDSTTIEDDLDEETLFIVSQTFKALSDPTRIRILHLLSRKECSVNEIAEELSLLQSTVSHQLRFLKNLRLVKSRRAGASIYYSPEDQHVLSLLKQSIDHALHD
- a CDS encoding ZIP family metal transporter; the encoded protein is MENIVLLSVMAFLTGCIGMSIGGLAGKGIYHLYQHKVEELYAMCGGMLIGVILLELLPESLATYGNIPITLGALLGVLVLVGMENVLAIYSEADGPHFWSSIILLVVAIAIHNIPAGISLGTTFSTNDLGLTLLATLFVHHIPEGMVLLYTLIFEEVSFIFFLLITFILSLVLSVSTYLGIHLDSTEKWNGLLLGTAVGSFSFVALYEILWKVKGRLTTRDFLFYILVGFVIIMGYLRLFGLR